The following proteins are encoded in a genomic region of Phragmites australis chromosome 9, lpPhrAust1.1, whole genome shotgun sequence:
- the LOC133929725 gene encoding uncharacterized protein LOC133929725 isoform X2: protein MAPKRHRADQTSPPSPSQLPPPLRAAKRQPVVVFAHGAGASSSSDWMVHWKEMVKDALNAVEVVTFDYPYMSGGKRRAPPKAEKLVDHHLSVLKDAVQKHQGHPLILMGKSMGSRVSCMVSSSDDIDVSAVVCLGYPLKGVNGVMRDETLLQLKVPTMFVQGSKDGLCPLDRLESTRKKMTNKNELHVIDGGDHSFKIGIRYLEASGVNQHDVEMEAVKAIVQFVQNSITES, encoded by the exons ATGGCCCCCAAGCGCCACCGCGCGGACCAgacctcgccgccgtcgccgtcgcagttaccacctcccctgcgggcGGCAAAGCGGCAGCCGGTGGTCGTCTTCGCCCACGGcgccggcgcctcctcctcctccgattgGATGGTCCA CTGGAAGGAGATGGTGAAAGACGCATTGAACGCCGTCGAAGTGGTGACCTTTGACTACCCGT ATATGTCGGGTGGGAAGCGCAGGGCGCCTCCGAAGGCGGAGAAGCTTGTTGACCATCACCTGAGCGTGTTGAAGGATGCCGTTCAGAAGCATCAGGGACATCCTCTTATTCTTATGGGGAAATCCATGGGATCGAG AGTCAGCTGCATGGTGTCAAGCTCAGATGATATCGATGTTTCTGCTGTAGTATGCTTGGGTTACCCGTTAAAG GGAGTGAATGGAGTGATGAGGGATGAGACACTACTACAGCTGAAGGTTCCAACAATGTTTGTTCAG GGCAGTAAAGATGGTTTGTGCCCCTTAGATAGACTTGAGTCCACTCGCAAGAAGATGACCAACAAGAATGAACTGCATGTTATTGATGGTGGCGACCACTCTTTTAAGATTGGCATAAGGTACCTAGAGGCTAGCGGGGTAAATCAACATGATGTTGAAATGGAAGCCGTTAAAGCGATTGTGCAGTTTGTCCAGAACTCCATCACTGAGAGTTGA
- the LOC133929725 gene encoding uncharacterized protein LOC133929725 isoform X1, translated as MAPKRHRADQTSPPSPSQLPPPLRAAKRQPVVVFAHGAGASSSSDWMVHWKEMVKDALNAVEVVTFDYPENSTAHHKVVADMSGGKRRAPPKAEKLVDHHLSVLKDAVQKHQGHPLILMGKSMGSRVSCMVSSSDDIDVSAVVCLGYPLKGVNGVMRDETLLQLKVPTMFVQGSKDGLCPLDRLESTRKKMTNKNELHVIDGGDHSFKIGIRYLEASGVNQHDVEMEAVKAIVQFVQNSITES; from the exons ATGGCCCCCAAGCGCCACCGCGCGGACCAgacctcgccgccgtcgccgtcgcagttaccacctcccctgcgggcGGCAAAGCGGCAGCCGGTGGTCGTCTTCGCCCACGGcgccggcgcctcctcctcctccgattgGATGGTCCA CTGGAAGGAGATGGTGAAAGACGCATTGAACGCCGTCGAAGTGGTGACCTTTGACTACCC CGAGAACTCAACGGCTCATCACAAGGTGGTTGCAGATATGTCGGGTGGGAAGCGCAGGGCGCCTCCGAAGGCGGAGAAGCTTGTTGACCATCACCTGAGCGTGTTGAAGGATGCCGTTCAGAAGCATCAGGGACATCCTCTTATTCTTATGGGGAAATCCATGGGATCGAG AGTCAGCTGCATGGTGTCAAGCTCAGATGATATCGATGTTTCTGCTGTAGTATGCTTGGGTTACCCGTTAAAG GGAGTGAATGGAGTGATGAGGGATGAGACACTACTACAGCTGAAGGTTCCAACAATGTTTGTTCAG GGCAGTAAAGATGGTTTGTGCCCCTTAGATAGACTTGAGTCCACTCGCAAGAAGATGACCAACAAGAATGAACTGCATGTTATTGATGGTGGCGACCACTCTTTTAAGATTGGCATAAGGTACCTAGAGGCTAGCGGGGTAAATCAACATGATGTTGAAATGGAAGCCGTTAAAGCGATTGTGCAGTTTGTCCAGAACTCCATCACTGAGAGTTGA